In Leptolyngbya sp. 'hensonii', the following proteins share a genomic window:
- a CDS encoding transketolase encodes MTAATPNPTAAIPDFCDGIQYFGPDLPDFETYGKVPAIAATAQAIASPTDGAAVYQTLLYADALRYLTLQITGSKASGHPGGFASQAEAYAALVMLGHKNILTEVGHHAPGFYSAMFLDRSLEDMGIETVQQLRDRFRERHGLLGHLSGFIPGILAPAGPLGQGQHFAMAAALLHRQTLFPFTVGDGGLGEPYIMSSMAHFHTAYPEATNFLPVLVWNGYSQEHHSMVSLQSNEAMIGYWRGNGFEEVVLIDAKDFDDQNQPGAYVDSTAFSLKQRLAFTEAVLVAADRAARSALAGQLTALIIKQLKGAGVHARGAKSHNLYPKDTLDSPHIAESLQGRALSVAAWEIVRTNCERAAGGPAAKIAVTESVLPLVDLGQLPLEEYVVGGDPKVSTTAMGALVAAVGQADRTFMVTNADGNEASGIANINQALKIIHPTPDPLYNQSPTGQVYEPLSEDACAGLAAGMALMGARTLWCSYESFAINGLPIWQTVTQAMAELRRPTPSTVTLYTAGALEQGRNGWTHQRPEIEAYFAAMMRNGNIFPLFPPDANSIQVAYDWALTSKNKGMVITASKSALPIRTTFEQSRQGLVEGAIVLQETAGSKTVVFAVVGDMTLIPVYEAAKLLADQGIGTRIVSVFNPRRLYRPTDVAWEMCSEPDGDFLRDDRFEAIFGGDALVGVTGGAALMLEPVMLRSMARRDTFAWKRGETTATAGELMGVNGLTAAALVRRSLELVS; translated from the coding sequence ATGACCGCAGCGACTCCCAATCCCACAGCAGCAATCCCAGATTTTTGCGATGGTATTCAGTACTTTGGGCCTGATCTGCCGGATTTTGAGACCTATGGAAAAGTTCCAGCGATCGCGGCCACTGCTCAGGCTATTGCCAGTCCAACGGATGGGGCTGCGGTCTACCAGACTCTCCTCTACGCCGATGCCTTGCGTTACCTGACACTGCAAATTACAGGCAGTAAGGCATCGGGTCATCCGGGTGGGTTTGCCAGTCAGGCGGAAGCCTACGCAGCGTTGGTGATGCTGGGCCACAAGAATATTCTGACGGAGGTCGGTCACCATGCTCCTGGTTTTTACAGTGCCATGTTCCTCGATCGCTCCCTGGAGGATATGGGCATCGAGACGGTGCAGCAGTTGCGCGATCGTTTCCGGGAACGGCACGGCCTGTTAGGGCACCTCTCTGGCTTCATTCCTGGTATCCTGGCTCCGGCTGGACCACTGGGACAGGGGCAACACTTCGCCATGGCTGCCGCTCTGCTCCATCGCCAGACCCTCTTTCCTTTCACTGTCGGAGATGGGGGCCTGGGAGAGCCTTATATCATGAGTTCCATGGCCCACTTCCATACGGCCTATCCGGAAGCGACTAACTTTCTGCCGGTGCTGGTCTGGAATGGCTATAGTCAGGAGCATCACAGTATGGTGTCCCTCCAGTCCAATGAAGCTATGATTGGTTACTGGCGAGGGAATGGCTTTGAGGAAGTGGTTCTGATTGATGCAAAGGATTTTGATGATCAAAATCAACCCGGAGCCTATGTGGATAGCACGGCTTTCTCTCTGAAACAGCGGCTGGCCTTTACGGAAGCGGTGCTGGTGGCTGCCGATCGGGCGGCCAGATCTGCCCTAGCAGGGCAACTGACGGCCCTGATCATCAAACAACTCAAAGGGGCAGGGGTTCATGCCAGAGGAGCCAAGTCCCACAACCTCTATCCCAAGGACACCCTGGACAGTCCCCATATTGCGGAATCTCTTCAGGGGCGAGCCCTCTCAGTTGCTGCCTGGGAAATTGTCCGCACAAACTGTGAACGAGCCGCTGGTGGACCTGCCGCAAAAATTGCTGTCACCGAATCTGTGCTTCCCCTGGTCGATCTGGGGCAATTGCCCCTGGAGGAATATGTGGTCGGGGGAGACCCGAAGGTTTCGACCACAGCCATGGGAGCGCTGGTGGCGGCAGTAGGTCAGGCCGATCGTACTTTTATGGTCACAAATGCGGATGGCAATGAAGCTTCGGGGATTGCCAACATCAACCAGGCGCTTAAAATTATTCATCCAACCCCGGACCCCCTCTATAACCAGAGTCCCACCGGTCAGGTCTATGAACCTTTGAGTGAAGATGCCTGTGCTGGTCTGGCGGCGGGGATGGCTCTAATGGGAGCCCGTACCCTCTGGTGTTCCTATGAATCCTTTGCCATCAACGGCCTGCCCATCTGGCAAACGGTGACCCAGGCTATGGCCGAACTGCGTCGTCCCACCCCTTCGACGGTGACCCTGTACACGGCAGGAGCCCTGGAGCAGGGCCGCAATGGTTGGACCCACCAGCGCCCGGAAATCGAAGCCTACTTTGCAGCCATGATGCGGAATGGCAATATCTTCCCCCTGTTCCCCCCCGATGCCAACAGTATTCAGGTGGCCTATGACTGGGCCTTGACCTCAAAGAATAAGGGCATGGTGATTACCGCCAGCAAGTCAGCCTTACCGATTCGCACCACCTTTGAGCAGTCCCGTCAGGGGCTGGTGGAAGGAGCGATCGTGCTGCAGGAAACCGCCGGTTCCAAAACGGTGGTCTTTGCTGTGGTGGGGGACATGACCCTGATTCCCGTGTATGAAGCCGCGAAACTTCTTGCTGATCAGGGCATCGGCACCCGCATTGTCTCGGTGTTCAATCCTCGACGGCTGTATCGGCCTACAGATGTGGCCTGGGAGATGTGCTCTGAACCCGATGGCGATTTCCTGAGGGACGATCGCTTTGAGGCCATCTTTGGTGGGGATGCCCTGGTGGGGGTGACGGGGGGCGCGGCCCTGATGCTGGAACCGGTGATGCTCCGCAGCATGGCCCGCCGGGATACCTTTGCCTGGAAGCGAGGTGAAACGACAGCAACGGCAGGGGAACTGATGGGGGTCAATGGTCTGACGGCTGCTGCTTTGGTGCGCCGGTCTCTGGAACTGGTGAGCTAG
- a CDS encoding ROK family protein, producing MTQVEHSLRTLAVDIGGSGIKVMVLDSKGNPLTERARLDTPEPATPASVLAVINQLLPSHGDFDRVSVGFPGVIRAGVVYTAVNLHPDWVGFDLTTTLGTQLGRPVRVINDADMQGLGVISGQGVELVMTLGTGVGSGLFVDGQLVPNLELGHHPFRRGQTYEEQLGREALNDIGKERWNRRLQKAIGLLQNLFNYDRLYIGGGNTKKITLDLPPDVTIVPNIAGLLGGIALWRDQPSSPVPETGAPKQQPSDH from the coding sequence ATGACGCAAGTAGAACATTCTCTCCGAACCCTGGCTGTTGATATTGGTGGCAGCGGTATCAAGGTGATGGTGCTGGACAGCAAGGGGAATCCCCTTACCGAGCGAGCCCGGTTAGATACCCCTGAACCGGCAACACCGGCATCTGTGCTGGCTGTGATTAATCAGTTGCTCCCTTCTCATGGCGACTTCGATCGGGTCTCCGTCGGATTTCCCGGTGTCATCCGGGCGGGTGTTGTCTATACCGCAGTCAACCTGCATCCCGACTGGGTTGGCTTTGATCTAACCACAACCCTGGGCACCCAACTCGGACGACCGGTGCGGGTGATCAACGACGCTGACATGCAGGGCCTGGGGGTCATTTCCGGTCAGGGAGTGGAACTGGTGATGACCCTGGGAACCGGCGTTGGCTCCGGCCTGTTTGTAGACGGTCAACTTGTCCCCAATCTGGAATTGGGCCACCATCCTTTCCGCCGAGGCCAGACCTACGAGGAACAGTTGGGCCGGGAGGCCCTGAATGATATTGGGAAGGAGCGCTGGAACCGACGCTTACAGAAAGCGATCGGTCTGCTGCAGAACCTGTTCAACTACGATCGGCTCTATATTGGGGGCGGCAACACCAAGAAGATTACCCTGGATTTGCCGCCAGATGTGACCATTGTCCCCAATATTGCCGGACTGCTCGGCGGCATTGCCCTCTGGCGAGATCAGCCTAGCTCACCAGTTCCAGAGACCGGCGCACCAAAGCAGCAGCCGTCAGACCATTGA
- a CDS encoding SDR family oxidoreductase, whose product MNFSQSRKTALVTGASGGIGADLAEVLAQNGYNLVLVARSRQKLLDLADQLRQKYGVAVRVLVMNLALPNAPTEIYSDLQQAGISIDLLVNNAGFGGYGPFVDTDLTTELEMLQVNLVALTHLSKLFLKGMVERRWGRILNVASTAAFLPGPLMAVYYASKAYVLSFSEALANEVAGTGVTVTVLCPGPTATGFEAKAHLEQSKLFKGQVMESRRVAIAGYRGLMAGQAIVIPGLSNQLGPLLARFLPRSLVRRLVRNAQERP is encoded by the coding sequence ATGAACTTTTCTCAGTCACGAAAAACAGCATTAGTCACAGGAGCTTCTGGTGGCATTGGGGCTGATTTGGCTGAAGTCCTGGCTCAGAATGGCTACAATCTGGTTCTAGTGGCTCGCAGTCGGCAAAAACTGCTAGACCTGGCGGATCAGCTCCGGCAAAAATATGGGGTTGCCGTCAGGGTGCTGGTAATGAATCTGGCCCTGCCGAATGCCCCCACGGAAATTTATAGCGACCTGCAACAGGCGGGTATCTCGATTGATCTGCTGGTCAACAATGCTGGCTTTGGCGGTTATGGCCCCTTTGTAGATACCGATCTGACGACTGAGCTGGAGATGTTGCAGGTCAATCTTGTAGCCTTGACTCACTTGAGTAAGCTCTTTCTCAAGGGAATGGTTGAGCGGCGTTGGGGCAGAATCCTGAATGTGGCCTCTACAGCAGCTTTTTTACCCGGACCCTTAATGGCTGTGTACTATGCCAGTAAGGCTTATGTCCTGTCCTTTTCGGAAGCCCTGGCTAATGAGGTAGCGGGCACTGGGGTAACGGTGACGGTGCTCTGTCCTGGTCCTACGGCGACTGGGTTCGAGGCCAAGGCTCACCTGGAGCAGTCCAAACTATTCAAGGGTCAGGTGATGGAGAGCCGCAGGGTGGCGATCGCAGGCTATCGCGGGCTGATGGCAGGTCAGGCGATCGTGATCCCCGGTTTGAGTAATCAATTGGGGCCACTGCTGGCCCGCTTTCTGCCCAGAAGCCTGGTCCGTCGCCTGGTCAGGAATGCCCAGGAGCGTCCCTGA
- the pseB gene encoding UDP-N-acetylglucosamine 4,6-dehydratase (inverting) yields MFDQKAILITGGTGSFGKQCVKTLLNRYQPRRIIVYSRDELKQYEMAQEFNAPSMRYFLGDVRDSARLHLALRDVDYVIHAAALKQVPAAEYNPMECIKTNVIGANHVIDAAIANQVAKVVALSTDKAANPINLYGATKLAADKLFVAANNITGALRTQFAVVRYGNVVGSRGSVVPFFQKLVQEGATQIPITDPRMTRFWITLQQGVDFVLKSFERTQGGEIFVPKIPSMTITDLAAAIAPGLPTRVTGIRPGEKLHEVMCPADDSRLVLEFSDHYVIRPSIVFNSEIDFAVNALQEHGTLVPEGFQYSSDTNTWWLKGHELLDMLQA; encoded by the coding sequence ATGTTCGATCAAAAGGCAATTCTGATCACGGGAGGGACGGGCTCTTTCGGTAAGCAGTGTGTCAAAACTCTGCTGAACCGATATCAACCGCGCCGGATCATTGTTTACTCCCGCGATGAGCTGAAGCAATATGAAATGGCTCAGGAATTCAATGCGCCCTCCATGCGCTATTTCCTGGGGGATGTGCGGGATAGTGCCCGCCTGCATCTGGCCCTACGGGATGTGGATTATGTGATTCATGCGGCAGCGCTGAAACAGGTGCCTGCTGCAGAATACAACCCGATGGAATGTATTAAAACCAATGTGATTGGGGCGAATCACGTTATTGATGCCGCGATCGCCAATCAGGTGGCGAAGGTGGTGGCCCTGTCTACGGATAAGGCGGCAAACCCAATTAATCTGTATGGAGCAACCAAGCTGGCGGCGGATAAGCTGTTTGTGGCAGCGAACAACATCACCGGGGCTTTGCGGACTCAGTTCGCTGTTGTCCGGTACGGGAATGTGGTGGGGTCGCGGGGTTCAGTGGTGCCCTTTTTTCAAAAACTGGTGCAGGAGGGGGCGACGCAAATTCCCATCACAGACCCCCGCATGACCCGCTTCTGGATCACCCTACAGCAGGGGGTAGACTTTGTGCTCAAGAGCTTTGAGCGAACTCAAGGGGGCGAAATTTTCGTGCCTAAAATTCCATCAATGACGATTACCGATCTGGCCGCTGCGATCGCCCCCGGGTTACCCACTCGGGTCACGGGCATTCGTCCGGGGGAAAAACTTCATGAGGTCATGTGTCCGGCGGATGACTCTCGCCTGGTCTTAGAGTTCAGCGATCACTATGTAATTCGGCCCTCGATCGTGTTCAATTCGGAGATTGACTTTGCTGTGAATGCTCTGCAGGAGCATGGAACGCTCGTGCCAGAAGGGTTTCAGTACAGTTCAGATACCAACACCTGGTGGCTGAAGGGGCATGAGCTTCTGGATATGCTGCAGGCATGA
- the pseC gene encoding UDP-4-amino-4,6-dideoxy-N-acetyl-beta-L-altrosamine transaminase — protein MTSFIPYGRQDIQPPDIAAVLEVLQSDWLTQGPAIERFEQAVANSCGVRYAVAVSSATAALHIACLAIGLGPGDRLWTCPNTFVASANCGLYCGATVGFVDLDPHTYNLSLAELERKLVQAAAAGTVPKVLVPVHFAGQSCELARIADLARQYGFRVIEDASHAIGGQYRGQAIGSCQFSDLAVFSFHPVKIITTGEGGMVLTNQPDLYEALIRLRTHGITRNPALMQEESHGPWYYQQLELGFNYRMTDIQAALGYSQMQRLQEFVTRRRFLADRYTTLLQDLPLTLPWQHPDTASSWHLYVIRLHLEKLQRSQRQVFEALRQMGIGVNLHYIPVHTQPYYQALGFRWGDFPQAEQYYREAISLPLYPGLSLADQDRVIQALSEILS, from the coding sequence ATGACTTCCTTCATTCCCTATGGCCGCCAGGATATTCAACCGCCGGACATTGCTGCCGTCCTGGAGGTGTTACAGTCGGACTGGTTAACCCAGGGACCGGCGATCGAGCGGTTTGAACAGGCGGTTGCTAACTCCTGCGGGGTGCGCTACGCGGTGGCGGTGTCCAGTGCGACAGCGGCTTTGCATATTGCCTGTTTGGCGATCGGGCTCGGACCCGGCGATCGGCTCTGGACCTGTCCTAACACTTTTGTCGCTTCTGCCAACTGTGGCCTCTACTGTGGGGCTACGGTGGGTTTTGTCGATCTGGACCCCCACACCTACAACCTGAGTCTGGCGGAGTTGGAGCGAAAACTGGTGCAGGCAGCGGCGGCTGGGACAGTACCCAAGGTGCTGGTGCCAGTTCATTTTGCCGGTCAGTCCTGTGAGCTGGCACGGATTGCAGACTTGGCTCGCCAATATGGGTTTCGAGTCATCGAGGATGCCTCCCATGCGATCGGGGGCCAGTATCGGGGGCAGGCGATCGGGTCCTGCCAATTCTCGGATCTGGCCGTGTTCAGTTTTCATCCGGTGAAAATCATCACCACAGGCGAAGGGGGAATGGTGCTGACCAATCAGCCGGATCTCTACGAAGCGCTGATCCGGTTGCGGACCCATGGCATTACCCGCAATCCAGCCCTGATGCAGGAGGAGTCCCACGGTCCCTGGTACTATCAGCAACTGGAACTGGGGTTTAACTATCGGATGACGGACATCCAGGCAGCCCTGGGATACAGCCAGATGCAACGGCTGCAGGAATTTGTGACCCGGCGGCGGTTCCTGGCCGATCGCTATACCACCCTGCTCCAGGATCTACCCCTGACCCTGCCCTGGCAACATCCGGACACGGCCTCTAGCTGGCACCTGTATGTGATCCGGTTGCATCTGGAGAAATTGCAACGATCGCAGCGCCAGGTATTTGAAGCCCTGCGGCAGATGGGGATTGGGGTGAATTTGCATTACATTCCAGTTCATACCCAGCCTTACTATCAGGCTCTGGGGTTCCGTTGGGGGGATTTTCCCCAGGCGGAGCAGTACTATCGGGAGGCGATCAGTTTGCCGCTCTACCCCGGTCTGAGTCTGGCAGATCAGGATCGGGTCATTCAGGCTTTGAGTGAGATTCTGTCATGA
- a CDS encoding glycosyltransferase family protein, translated as MKVVIIVQARMTSTRLPGKVLLPVLGKPLLEYQLERLQRVTLADQVVVATTTNGTDQPIVDLCDRLGVPSFRGSELDVLGRYAGAALAFGAEGVVRVTSDCPLIDPLVIDQVIRLDREQPDDYDYVANVSELVRTYPRGMDTEVFRAERLYQADREATLEPDREHVTPYIIRHAPEERRGLVRYDRDESRHRWTVDTPEDFELIRRMLEVLIPVKPEFTLEDGLALLSRYPEWGEINAHVEQKQYGQ; from the coding sequence ATGAAAGTCGTCATCATTGTGCAGGCGCGGATGACTTCGACCCGTCTGCCGGGGAAGGTGCTGCTGCCGGTGCTGGGGAAGCCATTGTTGGAATATCAGTTGGAACGGCTACAGCGGGTCACTCTGGCCGATCAGGTGGTGGTGGCCACCACCACGAATGGGACGGACCAGCCGATCGTAGACCTGTGCGATCGACTGGGGGTGCCGTCCTTCCGGGGTTCGGAGCTGGATGTACTGGGCCGCTATGCAGGGGCAGCGCTGGCTTTTGGAGCAGAGGGGGTGGTGCGGGTGACTTCGGATTGCCCACTGATCGATCCGCTGGTGATTGATCAGGTGATCAGGCTGGATCGGGAGCAACCGGATGATTATGATTATGTGGCGAATGTCAGCGAGCTCGTGCGGACCTATCCCAGGGGGATGGATACGGAGGTGTTTAGGGCGGAGAGGTTATACCAGGCCGATCGGGAGGCAACCCTGGAGCCAGATCGGGAACATGTGACCCCATACATCATTCGGCATGCACCGGAGGAACGGCGGGGACTGGTTCGCTACGATCGGGATGAGAGTCGTCACCGCTGGACGGTGGATACGCCAGAGGATTTTGAGTTGATCCGGCGCATGCTGGAGGTTCTGATTCCGGTAAAGCCAGAATTCACCCTGGAGGATGGGCTGGCGTTGCTGTCTCGCTATCCAGAATGGGGGGAGATTAATGCCCATGTTGAACAGAAGCAGTATGGACAATGA
- the pseG gene encoding UDP-2,4-diacetamido-2,4,6-trideoxy-beta-L-altropyranose hydrolase has product MKIVLRADSSIQMGTGHVMRCLTLAIELRERGHNLTFVCRDLPGNLVALLEARGFPVQVLPAPDHSLALEDSPYARWLGVPWEVDAAQTQAVIPAETDWLILDHYGLDARWERRLRSQVGQILVIDDLANRSHDCDLLLDQNFYANQELRYQGLVPAHCRCLLGPQYTLLRSEFLAARQTLQSRAGELHRVLVAFGGSDPTNETAKVLAGIALLQGEMAVDVVVGQAHPELTAIAQLCSERSNWTYHCQIDYMAKLMVQADLAIGAGGSTSWERCCLGLPALVAVTAENQLELTADLATWGAIVNLGWADRLTGEDYGQAIRSLTATQLSQMSQRGLVLVDGAGCSQVAANISL; this is encoded by the coding sequence ATGAAGATCGTTTTGCGGGCGGATTCATCAATCCAAATGGGGACAGGGCATGTAATGCGCTGTCTGACACTGGCGATCGAACTGCGGGAACGGGGCCATAACCTGACGTTTGTCTGCCGGGACCTGCCCGGGAATTTGGTGGCATTGCTGGAGGCGCGCGGATTTCCGGTGCAGGTGCTGCCCGCTCCGGATCATTCCCTGGCCCTGGAAGATTCTCCCTATGCCCGCTGGCTGGGAGTGCCCTGGGAGGTAGATGCAGCTCAGACCCAGGCGGTGATTCCGGCAGAAACGGATTGGCTGATTCTGGACCACTATGGCCTGGATGCCCGCTGGGAGAGGCGTTTGCGATCGCAGGTGGGGCAAATTCTGGTGATCGATGATCTGGCAAATCGGTCCCATGATTGCGATCTGCTGCTGGATCAGAATTTCTATGCTAACCAGGAGCTGCGCTATCAGGGCCTGGTGCCAGCCCATTGTCGGTGTCTGCTGGGGCCGCAATACACCTTACTCCGATCGGAGTTTTTGGCAGCTCGGCAAACTTTGCAATCGCGGGCTGGTGAACTCCACCGGGTTCTGGTTGCTTTCGGGGGCAGTGATCCGACGAATGAAACGGCGAAGGTGCTGGCAGGGATTGCCCTGTTGCAGGGGGAGATGGCTGTGGATGTGGTGGTGGGTCAGGCCCATCCGGAGCTGACGGCGATCGCGCAGCTCTGTAGCGAGAGGTCAAACTGGACGTACCATTGCCAGATTGATTACATGGCGAAACTAATGGTGCAGGCGGATTTGGCGATCGGGGCGGGGGGGAGTACCAGTTGGGAGCGCTGCTGCCTAGGACTGCCAGCCCTAGTCGCCGTGACGGCTGAAAACCAGCTGGAGCTAACCGCAGATTTGGCAACCTGGGGCGCGATCGTCAATTTGGGCTGGGCCGATCGCCTGACTGGGGAAGACTATGGGCAAGCCATCCGCAGTCTGACCGCTACCCAACTCAGTCAGATGTCCCAACGGGGGCTGGTCCTGGTGGATGGGGCAGGATGCTCCCAGGTTGCCGCTAATATCTCGCTCTAA
- a CDS encoding N-acetylneuraminate synthase family protein, producing MRLVKIAHHEIGLGHPPFIVAEAGINHNGDLATACKMVRVAKAAGVSAIKFQTFKAEEFVGDPQQTYTYQSQGREVTESMLEMFKRYEFSAAEWATIKRYCDETGILFLSTPQNRSDLNLLLDLGISAIKVGSDDFTNLPLLQDYATTGLPLIVSCGMADLSEVHQALAAIGALDGYPTILLLCTSQYPTPPADVNLLKLRTLAAAFPDLVLGFSDHTQGPLASSLAVALGASFFEKHFTLDHDLPGPDHWFSEDSIGLQEWTTAIQTAHRMLGSSIVRPTTAEQEMRTLARRSVVALRPIQSGESLGPDNIGLRRPGNGLPPAFLEQVLGLTAVREMPQGHALQLGDFH from the coding sequence ATGCGGCTAGTTAAAATTGCTCACCATGAGATTGGACTGGGCCATCCTCCATTTATCGTGGCTGAAGCGGGGATTAACCACAATGGCGATCTGGCAACTGCCTGTAAAATGGTTCGGGTTGCAAAGGCTGCCGGTGTCAGCGCCATTAAATTTCAGACGTTTAAGGCTGAGGAGTTTGTCGGCGATCCCCAGCAGACCTATACCTACCAGTCCCAGGGCCGGGAGGTGACCGAGTCCATGCTGGAGATGTTCAAACGGTACGAATTTTCGGCTGCAGAATGGGCCACGATTAAACGCTACTGCGACGAAACCGGAATTCTGTTCCTGTCCACCCCCCAAAATCGATCGGACCTGAATCTTCTCCTCGACCTGGGTATCTCCGCCATCAAAGTGGGCTCCGATGACTTTACGAACCTGCCCCTGTTGCAGGACTACGCTACCACTGGCCTGCCCCTGATCGTCTCCTGTGGCATGGCGGATCTCTCCGAAGTCCATCAGGCTCTGGCGGCGATCGGTGCTCTGGATGGGTACCCGACGATTCTGCTGCTCTGTACCTCCCAGTATCCGACGCCTCCGGCGGATGTGAATCTGCTGAAGCTCCGCACCCTGGCGGCGGCGTTTCCGGATCTGGTCCTCGGTTTTTCTGATCATACCCAGGGTCCCCTGGCTTCCTCTCTGGCGGTGGCTTTGGGGGCGTCCTTCTTCGAGAAGCACTTCACCCTGGACCATGACCTCCCAGGACCAGATCACTGGTTTTCAGAAGATTCGATCGGGCTGCAAGAGTGGACGACGGCGATTCAAACTGCCCATCGGATGCTGGGCAGCAGCATAGTACGGCCCACGACAGCCGAACAGGAGATGCGCACCCTGGCCCGCCGCAGTGTTGTGGCACTGCGCCCAATTCAGTCGGGTGAGTCCCTGGGACCGGACAACATTGGCCTGCGCCGACCGGGCAATGGGTTGCCCCCGGCCTTCCTGGAACAGGTGTTGGGCTTAACAGCCGTGCGGGAGATGCCACAGGGGCACGCTTTGCAACTGGGAGACTTTCACTAA
- a CDS encoding acyltransferase, translating to MDLEELQTLFSQLTHFKQNRFHPLVWINGEPEIGENVYIGGLSEVNATGARVVIGDNCDIASFVSINCADSHKQCIGLSNQVDRKDITIEAHVFIGSHSVIKGGAHIGHHSVVAAGTIVDGVTIPPYSLIVGNPMQVKPGYYLSKIPQVQDDHDSP from the coding sequence ATGGATCTGGAAGAATTACAGACGCTATTTAGCCAATTAACCCACTTCAAACAGAACCGCTTCCATCCCCTAGTCTGGATTAATGGAGAGCCGGAAATTGGCGAAAACGTGTATATCGGTGGCTTGTCTGAAGTGAACGCCACAGGGGCCAGGGTTGTGATTGGGGATAACTGTGATATCGCCTCTTTTGTGTCGATTAACTGTGCGGATTCCCATAAGCAATGCATCGGCTTGTCCAATCAGGTAGACCGGAAGGACATCACGATTGAAGCCCATGTGTTCATTGGCTCCCACAGCGTCATTAAGGGTGGGGCGCACATTGGCCATCATTCAGTTGTTGCTGCTGGAACGATCGTGGATGGGGTGACCATTCCACCCTATTCCCTGATTGTGGGGAATCCCATGCAGGTCAAACCGGGATACTACCTGAGCAAAATTCCCCAGGTCCAGGACGATCATGATTCCCCATAA
- a CDS encoding DegT/DnrJ/EryC1/StrS family aminotransferase, with amino-acid sequence MIPHNRPTLGPEEEAAVIRVIRSGWLAQGQEVQAFEAELCRFLGLPEHHAVALTSGTAALFLALWALQGRGKKVAFPVYTCSSIRHAIAMAGGEEVQVDITPGTPNLALEQLAQTEATVAIVPHMYGLPLDLTHLQGVTVIEDCAQALGAVIHQVPAGLQGHIGIFSFYATKLITSGGQGGMVVSRDRSLIDAIRDYREFDCRQDDRQRFNFQMTDLQAAIGRVQLRRLPQFLTRRAELFHRYQQAGLPLLDSPLNPVRFRAIVQTTRPSALIDALAAASVKAIIPIETWELLGDPAHFPVARALTQETVSLPLYPSLQDAEMDLILNSLLTFMDATP; translated from the coding sequence ATGATTCCCCATAACAGGCCCACCCTGGGGCCAGAAGAAGAAGCGGCGGTCATCCGGGTGATTCGTTCCGGGTGGTTGGCCCAGGGTCAGGAGGTGCAGGCTTTCGAGGCCGAGTTGTGCAGGTTCCTGGGGTTACCGGAGCATCATGCTGTGGCACTGACCAGTGGCACAGCGGCTCTGTTCCTGGCGCTCTGGGCTTTGCAGGGGCGGGGTAAAAAAGTGGCCTTCCCGGTCTATACCTGCTCATCCATCCGCCATGCGATCGCCATGGCTGGCGGCGAAGAGGTCCAGGTCGATATCACGCCCGGAACGCCAAACCTGGCCCTGGAGCAACTGGCCCAAACAGAGGCTACCGTTGCGATCGTGCCTCACATGTATGGTCTGCCCCTAGATCTGACCCATTTGCAGGGTGTGACAGTAATTGAAGACTGTGCCCAGGCTCTAGGGGCAGTGATCCACCAGGTCCCAGCAGGCTTGCAGGGCCACATTGGGATTTTCTCCTTCTATGCCACCAAGCTCATCACATCAGGGGGGCAGGGAGGCATGGTTGTTTCCAGAGATCGGAGTTTAATCGACGCGATTCGGGATTATCGAGAATTTGATTGCCGACAGGACGATCGGCAGCGGTTCAATTTTCAAATGACGGATCTACAGGCTGCTATTGGCCGGGTGCAACTTCGCCGTCTGCCCCAATTTTTGACGCGCCGGGCCGAATTATTTCACCGGTATCAACAGGCTGGACTTCCCCTTCTGGATAGCCCCCTGAATCCCGTCCGGTTCCGCGCGATCGTCCAAACCACCCGCCCCTCAGCCCTGATCGACGCCCTGGCTGCCGCATCGGTCAAAGCCATCATTCCGATCGAAACCTGGGAACTGCTGGGTGATCCGGCCCATTTTCCGGTGGCCCGAGCCCTCACCCAGGAAACGGTTTCCCTCCCTCTCTATCCCTCCCTCCAGGATGCAGAAATGGATCTAATCCTGAATTCCTTGCTGACATTTATGGATGCTACCCCATGA